GGTACTTGACATTTTCATGGTCAGTGTTGATTATTTCAGTCAGTTTGCGCCCGTTCACCGTCTCCTCAAACACCCACATTTTTACAGTGCTGTCAAAATTAGGATTTTGAGCAGCATTGGCACCCACTATCTTGGCGATGGCAGAGCCCCTGTATTGTTAATAATTATAGGTTAGTATTCAATTTACATGAGAAACCATGTTAAAATACACACTGCATTTAAGGTTGGTGTAATTTGAAAGTCACATGGTGAGAAAACAGCTAGTCTGGGATCCACTAGTGATAAGCCAAGGTGCTTGAAATGATGCAACTTCCAGTGCCTTTGCCTTGTAAGTCCTGATGTTGAGCACTTCACAGATTTATAACCATCATGTGACTGCTAATGTGATCACTAGATCATTACTAATCAAAAAGGTGCCGCTCTTTGATTAGCAACTGCAACACTCAAGATAAGAGGAGATATATTGAATGATTCCTCAGGTGTGGAGACAACACTGTACCAAACCCCATTGAGAACTCTGCTGATTTtatgcttgtttactcaacacTATGTTAATGTTACATAGGGACTAAACAAGATTGTGATGAACCCATCTACTAATTCAGGACCAACAAATAAATTCCGCATGaaatcaatgcaaaaaaaagcaCCAATAAGTTTACAAAACTTTAAGTTTGATTCATTTCCAACAACAGCTACAACCCTCAACACAGAGTATGAAAAAAGAGGTTTTAATTAGCTAACAGAATGAATGCGTTTGGCTGATCAACTAAAGCTATATGCCGAACTTACTCGAGGACTTAAAAGATTCATTCATGGTCTGAAATTAAGTTTtatcacactgacatttttttaaatcaacgaGATAACTTTTAACTATCCGACTGTTGAATGAGGTTTGGTGCGGCAGACTGACTGCGAAGATAAAGCCAAGTCCAGTGATGATGGGTAATTAGCTGATGGCTGTAAAATAACATGAACGCATTTCTACTGTGGATGTGCTGacttctttatttctgttgctGACAGAGCACAGAGTTAATATATAAAACCCCACTTGGCTAAATGACCACAAACCCCCCACCAGAAACCATGACTGACATATGGCCAGATTTCAGTACACTCGGTCGGTTCAGTGTGGCTCCACTAAAACTGTCTCCTGTTCGGGCAAACTAGCCATTAAACACAATGTATTAATAGTTGTTTGTTATAAACGCTGCTAGTCAAACTTGTCTAGCTAACGTTACCATGGTTAACGCGGCTAGTTAACATTAGCTGGCCGTTTCCCCGGTGATGCTAACTTGGCTAGCAACAGCTCACCGGTgaatctgaaacacacacatggaaacacactccAAGGCTACACATGTTTTACACTTAAGGACATTAAAACATCAACTTGCCAGTTTCCAGAGCCAACGAGGCACACTTTCTTCGGAGCTGCCATGGTGGGGAGGAGAACCGCTGGGTGGAGAGAACCGCACTGACTGCTGCCGAGGACCTGCAAACTGCTTATGCAACACACTAAGAGATCTCCTGTTTTATTGGCCTGTCCGGGGGGAGACACCGGCCCGCCCAGTGAGGCAAAGGCCAACTCTGGTCACTCATTCATCCAGCTGACGGGGGGCTGGCGGGGTCAGTGGGCTCACAGTCACTCCTTCATCATGTGACCTCTGCAGGGACCCGGAGGGTTCCGGTGtgatcaccaccaccacagccagGCTGGGCCTGACTGAGCAGGAAGACACACCTGCAGGACAAGTGCACTCACCACAGGACTGTAGATGTGCACAAGTTTGAGgcacttttcttttcatgccactCTTCTTCTACACTTCTATATTTCAGAGGgacatattgtactttttttttacttcactacagttatttgacagctttagtgtCTACAAATTAAGGTATTTGCATAAAGGGccttataaaatatattttgttataaattaaattgCCAGTATATACAAGTACAGCTGTAACTGTCACTTTTATGACTTCCAGTGTCTTGAAGATGAAGAATACTTTCCTGACTATCCTTACATAGCTTCTTTTACTTAACTTTTCCAATGCAGGgtgtaacagagtatttttacactgtgatatttgtacttttacttatgtaaagtatctgaatacttcctcctaCAGTTATGTTATTGGCACTGCTTCAGCAATCACATCCAGTTACAGCCAATGGTGGAAATACTTGCCTAAATTTTTAGGTATTTTAAGTACTTTTGTTTTAATACATCAAGTCTGTCAAAGTacttttctgcttttacttGTGTGAAATCTTGAATGTAGGACTTTTACGgaggggtgttttttttattcactacttttattgtgaagtttAGTAACTTCACAGATTAAAATGTATCATAcaaaatatatcattttgtgttttcatacaGAACCTATAGTTAACATAATACATGATGCATTATTCATGCATCAACACTAAAGTGATATGATAATAATCAAATATGTCTAATAATGTAAAATTCCTCATTCTGAATACATTTACCTTTGTCACTTACATTTGAGTATATTTACACCATTGTATTTCAACCTTTGCTTAAGTAAATCatctgaatatttcttccaccacaggTTACAGTATGTCTGTGACAGTTTTTTTGTAAAGTCACCTCTCATTCCTTGAACTTTATCTGCGCTGGTTTTCACTTGATGTGCTGGAGAAAGTTAGTGCTACATCCTGGGCCCTTTTAAAAGAATAAGATTacctgaaatgaaataaatatacttTGTACCAAGTTCCTGTTTGTCCTCAAACAAATGTTACCCAAATGGTACCCTAAACTGTTTATTCCACTTACAACAGCAAGGAAGTcaagtaaaatgtgtgtgttacttgtGTATCTAATATTGACGCTTTCTGATAGTTCTATatttccactacatttcagggGGAAATAACGCTCCTTTTAATTCCACCACATTATTTTGACAGCTACTGGTTACATTGCAGAATCACACTAAACATATGATCAGCTACACTCAGCTGCCAGTGTTTTTGACAGACGTTTTAGATAGTCCTGTGAAACAACTTGTTATACAAGCATGTATCAGCATTTCAACATCTGAGTGTGCAAAATGGTCAAACGATATTTCTTTAATGAAAAGCTTTTGACCTTGTTAAAGTGACAAATAGAGTTTAGGTCTGAGTCTAAAATCCCTCCCACATCTGTAACCTGTGTTGTCTTAATCTGTTTGGACAGAGGCTTTTCGTTTTTTACTTTACCCCCGACAAGTGGAGgctctgttttctgctcctTTAGTTTTACGTTTGTTTCACTCACACTCAGTGCGGCAGGTAGGTCATTTTGGCATAACAGAGACATACAGTTGTGTATTATCTGTGTAACAGTGATATCTGACATTATGATGAGTAATAATGTCGCCCAGAGGGAGAAAGcataaagaaaatagaaaaatgtctGTGACACAAAAACTCACtacatttctatttaaaaaaataaatcccatccatccatttcttACAGAATCTCACAGCCACATTATCAGGGTTCAAAGTTCAAGGTTCAGTGTTGagctttattgttattatacAATATTGGATTGCACAATGTAACGCAGTTGTAGCCAACTATATatgacacacactcaggctgAAATTGTTTTGGGAAGGTGTTgaatcagctttattgtcactctggaggctgcagtttgtggtgctgttgcaCTGCCTTGTGTTAGACATGTTACTGACATTTTGTCCAACCCAAATGTATCAACAGTGGCTGAATAAATATTAGAAATCCCTCTCATGATATCACACTATTAAACTAGCAACCAAAATACTGAATACTATGTGAAGTATTTAATAGCTTCCCCTTCACCAGctataacattaaaatgctacGTTCACCTTAGAGTACATTTTGCTTGACGTACTATTGCTCCTCCACTTGTAAGGaagtattattattttaggcCTATGTTATTGCTTCTTTCACTTAAATAAGGAACCAGAATATGTACAGAATGCACCATAAAGCTTTTGCCCTACAAACCTTCTATTGAATATTTTCTCCATGCTTCCTCTAAACTCGCAGGATGTGGGCAGTGTTGATTTTTTTCACTTAACAAAATACTGTATCACCAGCACATTAAAAGTCATGAGAGCGACCACAGAAAGATCACTGTGGGAGAAATTATTCGGTCTGGAGGGTTCGAACAAAAGGGGACTTTGTTGCAACTTATAGCAGCGAGGACGTAGGAAGGAACAAAACTCAAACTGAGCAAAGCACATACTGATAAAATACAGCTCAATCTCCACTTCAACCATTAGTATCATAGTCATGTTTCAATGTGCTAGAAGTGTTTCCTCATGTGATGACATTAGTGTACGCCGATAATGTACTCTAATAAGAACATGGTCACTGTGCCATCTTGCTGCAATGTACTAATTGTAATTCAACAGAAACAAGGTTGTGTCTAGATGGTAATGATTTATGACTCTTGCACTTGAtatgtgcttcttttttttttacattgtgcattgtttgtcattgtgtCCTGCTTACTATAACCATAACGTacacctaaacctaaccagacCCCAAAACCTAACCATAATcctaaacataaacataaacctAAGCCTAGTCCTGTGGGAGTTTCACAGATGTGGGGTTACCATCTAGACAGCACCCATAAACAAGTCTAGAGCTATgcaagcagctctgtgaggctgttaGTAAAGCTGTAGACTTGCTAATgagagcatgctaacatgttaacatgcagATGTATAGCAGATAGTTCTGACCCGATATGAAGCTGAATAAAAACCAAGGAGAGACTAAAAGTTGTTACATTTCAACCTGAGGGGGACTTAAATGTTTGTACTGAATTTGATAATTTGATAATTGATTCTTAATTtaggaccaaagtggtggaccgaccGATACTGCCACCACTAAAACCATGATGTTAGCATGACAACATGAGTATAAATGACACAGAACACGTTGAAGTGAATAAAAGTTACATAAAGTTAGCATTTAATCTTCAACAACTGCTTCGACTTCATTATTTACCGCTACTGTACATCACCAGACTAAAATAATCGTTGTCCAAAATGGAGGCAAAAAAACCTGGCAGCATGGCGACTGGAGGACTTGTTGAGATGCATGACCTCATGCAGTGGATGCTGGAAAACAATCCAGTATTAATTTGTATAAGCAGCTGTGACTGTTGCAATactgacaaaaaagaaataccCTCATACTTCATTGTCTTTGATAAATATGCTTTTCATATGTACAGAAACATGAGACACACGACTAGTCtatgttaaataaatacaactaGTTCAACATTAGACAGATCAGACTATTCTAATACAATTAAGATTATCATCAATAGTCattgcagtatttacagtacattacaGTTGATGGTATGATTGTGCTTGATAATGACACTACACAGCTACAGGCGACACCATTCCCATTTCCTGCTGAGAGTAGAGAGAGCTCAATGGGAATGAGTACAAGTAGATCAACTCCAACAACACATCGTAAAATGGTTTGATTTTTGTAAACAGAGTCAGAACAGAGACAGTAGATGATACAAACCTTTAAACATGCACATGACATGTTCATAGCCTGATGACAGATACAGTGTTTTCAATATGAGGGCAACATTTCGATTTTTCCTTCGTCAGCTTCTgaataaacatataaataaaaacatgctaAAAATTGGAACTATGTTGAATTGCAccaaataaaatttaaataaacaaatagatACAATGAAACACAGAGGACTCAAACCGCAGACACACGTGTGGATTAACTGTTCAACTATGGAGCACATTTGAGACGCCGACTGTACACTGCTACATGCAACTTGGAGCCCTCGtagatggtaaaaaaaacattcaacataTTTATActcattaatttaattttgccATGTTAACACATTTGAAAGTAAATTCTCCTGTAAATGCGAATGTGATGAACAGCATCTACaagttaaaaatgaatgattgtCACTGAAAAGTAATTAAGGCaaatcatacatacatacgtatGCAGCATCTGGCCGACATAGAAAAGTGCTTTGTAAATATTTGTTCACCATACGGTTTGTATACATCAAATTTTGTGGCTCACCACATCTTTTTCATGGTAAAGCACTTGTTTTAGCTCTTTTAATGTATGTTCCTTGAAATACTATTCATGTGTTAAGgttcattttgggaaatacacgcTTTTGATCTCTAGCAGAGAGTTAGACAACAAGACTGATACCACTCATATAAACGTCGGTTAAATATGAAggcacagccagcagccagttagcttagcataaagactgaaaacagggggaGCACTTAGCCCAAATGTATAAATTCCAATTAAAGAGTAACTTtaagactaaaaacaaaaaagaaaagaaaaaagaatttaagAATAAAGACGGCATGTTGGGGCTTTATGGGGAGTCATGTGAGGGACTATTTGTTGGCTGGGCACAGTGACTTCCTGGGGTCCTGTCATCATCTGTCCATAAAATCTTAAATTGTCGTTTTCATGCTTACAGCTTATAAATAGATTGAAGGAATAAGAAATAATACTttgtgagttttagaggtgcttTAGGTGGTTTGTTATCATTTGATGCAGCCAGGCTAGcttgtttgcttttgtctccagcctttgtgctaagctaagctaaccagctgctggctgtagcttcatatcttagacagacaggagagtggTATCCATCATCTCATTTGACTCTTTGCCAATAAGCGAATATGCTTATTTCCCAAATTTTAACTATTCTCATTTCTATTTAGCATACTCATGGATATTACTGCTACAGCCTTCCTCGTTCTGACCAgtagcttatggtggctaatgCTAGCAAATGTTAGTGAGCTATTGCTATATTATGGATGTTCCTGCTCAGTTTTACGACTTAATGACTGCCCTGCTCTGTTTCTCTAAATACTATTATCCTGGAGTCGTCACTTAAATGTGGTCtatttcacagcagacatttgatTCGTCATAGCTGGAAAAGCAGAGCTGTTACTAATAATAACTAATCATAATTGCTAATAAGGTATGATTCTGTGCCGTGACAATGTGAGTGAACCAGCATgaacaataccaggaccctaAAACTGATGCAGCAAAATGGAACTCAGCCATCACTAATTTTATCAGCACTGGTGATTTTCTTGCTGTGACATGTCGAAATGCCTTCTGTGACACTATGATTACTGTAAGTGGGCGCACTTTAATGTCAGATTTCCTCACACGAAAATGActtcttttgttatttatttgcttgGCTCGTAAATTCTTCAGGACACTGTCACCCTGCAAGATGAGGTagtacaaaagtacaaaagcaAAATGGTCGGGTTTTTAACAAGGGAAGACTGTCATAAGATGAACATGAATATAAATAGTCATGATATAAATATCATGGGCAGCTGttgaaacaaagaggaaaaagtcaAGAACAAAAGAGTAATGGAAGCAGACCTCAAGAGACAAAAGTAAACCGACATGCAAATTCCTGAAAAAAATGACCTGACATGATAATAAAAGCATTTTGTAGGTGAAAACAAGCTTACTTATCACATCAACTATCTCACAAAAAACTCCTTCGAATTGGCAGATAACAAAAGCGATCACTCTAACGCTGATTTACTTAAAACATATGAACCTCCGCTTAGTTCATGCCCCCATTTACTGTATCTGTTACTATATCTTGAAAAGCTGTTTACAGATGACCATGCAGttattctgacatttttaacTCATCAAAACATGATGATCACTGTTTTCGGCCGTCCTGCTGTCCGCGTGGCTTCTCCTGACTACAGCCACATGTTCTTTTCACCTCGTCGCTCACAAACAAACCTCATTAACCAGGCACAGTTCAGACACTCGCTCTGTTGCTCCTGCAGTCTGGCAAACTGCAACGAgcaaagtccagagacaagtGGGTGCAGCGGCTCCGTCCTCGCGGCTGCAGAGGCCTAGTGAAAGTTACTGACATGACACTTGACGTCATCTAAGCTCAGGACCGTTCCCTggtcgttgttgttgttgtgcttgtGCTTCTTATCGGAGCAGCGACACAGCTTGTGCTTTATCACCTGAgaggatataaaacagaggCAGTCACCACAATCGTCCTGCCATTTTTGCCTCAACAATGATcgcaggaaaagagagacaacaTGCATGGTTTCTGATCAAAGATTTTAGAATATACTATGGTCAAATCTCTATAaaccattttattttccatattaTATAGTGTTTATTCACTTAACTCTGCCATTATATTTTATGTAAGCTTTATGTCCACATGCTGTATCTAAGCATTTTCCACTGCTAGGAAGAAAATACTATGGTGGCACTATGGTCTTCTTTGTCTGTTAGTGTTTTGTTGGCCTACATATAGTCAAATTTAAACACATTCAGTCTAAGAGAAGGAACCACTAGGAATATTACACACAGTCTCAGAAAAATACATGACCTCATgacatgacctcagtgtccCCGATGGCAGCTACAGCTCTGTATCAAGTAAACACCACAGGATTATTCTTCTATCTACTCTCTCTCCTGAACACGTCTCACCTCATAAAGGTAGTCAAATAGCTCCAGAATAGTGAGTATGCTTGCCCCAATAAAAAGTCCCATCTGACCACCGATGTCACCTGGAATAGGAAGATTAAAACTTATGAAAAACATCCTCTACTATGGTCACCACAGTGTTTAATGGAAGTCAACAGATCTGTACCTAACAGTCCAGCCACTTCGTAAGCCTTCTTCTGCTCAATGGTTTCATAGTTGAGGGCCTCAAAGAAGATGTCTAACACCAGGATGTTCTCCCTGAGAAGACAAACAAGCAAGTCAGAACATTGATATTCACCTTTAGTGAAGGCTAATATATAGCAACATTTAATGAATGCTTTATTACACATTATAATGTGGTTGTACGtagatttaaatgtttattattgtatttttttcaacaacataaCAACACTCTGTGGGCGTCCAGTGGTGGAGGCTGGTGTGCAAACTGTGAATGACAATATAGTAAAACACAGTTGTTCTGTCTTCACAGGAGAAGTTGTACACATAAAAAAAGGTGCTTCTTCAGAGGTTCTTTGGGGAGGAAGACGTGCTTTATAGCGCCACTGCATAAAAAGAATCTCATAAGCCTCTATATGGTTCTTTAGAGGTTCTTACTGGTTCTCCTTCTTAGTTTTGTTTAGTTGGGGaaaggttttcatttgacaaagGAGCTATGAAGCACATTTAAAGATCAGTACTATACGGCACCAGCAGTGGTTCCCCTGTGATCACGAGCCAAAGAACAACAGTTATTGATAATTTTTAAAATAGCTTTGCACTATTAGTgtgttcctttttgttttatagaTAACACATATATgtgcatttttgctttttcttttttatgtaaCGCAAATATCTTCTATAGATTTTTGATtgcatgtgaaaataaaattaataattaaacaCATTGAGTGTGGTTGCTCCATACTTAATATACTGCTCAGATTTGTTGTATTTCTTTGCGAGATATTTAGCAGAGGCCTTGCTGGGGATCTTGACGAAGGACAGCTCTTTGCTGTATCTGGTCATGTTGCACggcgtctcacacacacagaaatcgTTGTCTCTTTCCACCAGGAAGTCTGGACAGAAGAAAACCAGAGCTCAGCATGACCTTTTTAGCAGAGACACCGGCTGTGCCTTAAAGATGTCACgggatgatgatgtgtgtgtgtgtgagtgtgcttttGTATCAGTTCCTTAAATATTTAGACACGTGGACAAAGCCTTTTTCTTACCAAGCGCTGGGTCAGCACATTCTTTGTACAGCTCCGGGGTACAGTAGGGAGCATCGCCTGCAGCCAAAGCAACACACGCTCACatcaattacattttctttgttttccttctttgaAGTGACTGCAGTAATTTTTCACTGCAGCATCATTGATGTAACTCTGATCCAACACTCAGTAAGAGAGGTTTCCTACCAGGCATGTGCACCATGCGACAGTTGCAGTTGTCCACCAGGTAACGCGTCTCACAGTCGATGCGACAGGCTGTGATGCTGTAACTGTCAAAGAAGTCTGAGTCCATGGCCGTCACCTTACAGTCTCCCCAGGGTGGGGGAAGATATATCAgctgcaacaaacacaaacaacacatcaCTTCTTATACACAAGCAGCTCCCACAGTTATAAGGAGTATCACTTTTTAGTATATTATGTATGTCCGCATGATTCAAAAGCAGGATGCTGACAGTTATAGAAgaataaataatgcaaatacaAGAATCAAACAGCTAAATCACATTTGGTTTGATTCTATATCTGTATTTAGATGAGtgatttaaaggataattctagTTTAATACAACTTGCTTCTTATCTTCCCAGTTTGGACAACCATTCCTATCAGTAATAATAACTGTATTCACCAAGTTAAGTGCTGACATCACTTTGGGCAAAGTGTTAATGTGTGGAGCTCAGCTGGAAGTGATGTCATCTATGCCCTTCACACCAATGTGGCACTTGAATCAAAATGCGATGGCAGTTCTGGGGTTGGTGTTTCTTATGTCACCATGTTTCTGTCAATCTAATCTGATCACACCACACGCTGTCCTGATGAGGCAGATTGATTGCCTTTCTGAGTGTTAAACTCATAACAAACGATTATCGCCCTGTAGCTGTATGcctccagtcagtcagtctaaCCAGTCAAGTTGCTGTTTTACATCCAAAGTCAGTATccaaacaaatgtgaaatatgctCACAGTCTCCCCATCTGCTCCTGAGTTATGGCGTTGGATAACGGCCAGAAAACTGGTCCTGCATATTATGATGTTGACCTTTGACATTTCTGAcacaaaatgtcatcacttcatcattttagcCTATCAGGCATTTGTgttaagttttgttttaattagtgtGTGAATGCTTATGTTGAGTCCAAGTGGACGTTTGTGCCAAATCTGCAGAAATTCACTAAAGGTCCTCCTGAGATACTCCTGTTCACAAGAATGGGAAAGACGTCTGTACATAAGAACAGGCggacaatgtgaaaacacaaagcatcCAGCTGTGGCTGAAGAATAACTACGGATGCTTGTTTTTACAAACAGACTTGATTGTTGCTTATTTAGCTACGagctaaagagaaaaaacaagattGAAAGGGGCTTTAACAAATGCCACAACCATAAAGATGATTAAAGTGCTACAGTTCGTACCCTCTGTTCCTGGCAGGAAACAAACGTCTGAAACCCGGGCGCCACGCCAAACCCGAGCTGGTCAATGAAGGACGGCTCGTCCTGACTGTGGATCTGAACTTTCACCCCGGCTTCAAATGACGTCTCATCTGGAGGAATCATAGGACGTGGTATCAAAGCAGCACgcagtgaaaatgtgttttactgatgaacccagacagacagaagaggttTTGTCTGAGTTTCACACTTCAAGGTTTTAACACACCAGCATACaaaccacccacacacctgccCACACACCTACTGTTGGAGTGTGACAGATAACTAGATCTGCCAGACGCTGAATGAAGTGAATgatgcccccctccccctcacctGTTTCTCCCCAGACAGGCAGGTATTCGTCCTGCTGAATGTCCAGCATGAGCTCGAGTCCATTACCCATACCTCCCTTGGTGGTGATGAGGGGAGGGTGTCCATCATCGCCGGCGTTGAAAGTGTAACACTTTCCGTAGCGAGTGAAGACCTGAGAGACACATGAGAGATGTTTTCTCAAACATACAGCTGTAGAAAACTGCAAAAGGTTTCTTAACAATGCTTTTCCACTGGGGGTCAGTGTTTGATTTAACTtctagtgtgtgtgcgtgtgtgtgtatgcaaacgtgtgtgtgtccgaCAGAAATagtgtgagagaaaaggagcaTGTGTGatatagagagaaagaggcgagagagagaaaagagaaaagcgGGGAAGGAGGTCTTCCCGTGGGTTTGTGGGTTACACAATCAACCCAGTGAGGTAATGGAGACTGGCAGACTGGTGACTTAACATTCCCTCACATTGCTCTTTATTGCACTTATAATGGACCTGATGTTACCATGGAGACCAAGCATCGCAGCCAGAAAGACTGTAGCCTTAATTTTTTAAGGAAAGCCAAGGCACAGATGTTAGATTGAAGCTGTGTGAGATATCAGCAAAAGCACGCACGACATGTTTAAACAGCCGTGACTGCACGATAGCAAATAGATGGAAACACATCAATATGGGGGTTTCTTTGGCAAAGAGTTAATCTTGTATTAGAGTGTTTAGTGTTGTATGAATCATATAGCCCATGCAGGAAGAGTGAGTGAGCGGGTGGAAGAGCAGGGAGCAACCGAGAGCAAGGATGcaaagtgaaagagacagagaaggagaaagaaagagggggagagggggggagttAGCTGCTAATGCTTGGAGCAGGCTATTGTTCAGCGTTATGGCACAGAATGACATATCTATGATTAGAAAGAACAAACTAACCACGTAATTGTTGAGAAAGAGTTTGGGTCCTGCCAAGGGCAGTTTAAACATTTCAGCCATCTATCAAGTCAGCAAGAGACGGCTGGTTGAAGAAACAGACATCAATCTGAGTGACATTCAGGCATTCTAAGGCAAATGAAAAGTACAGCAAGCCACAAGcaaaatgcatgcacacagttgGACTCATATTGACCGAGCCGAAGAGAGTGTTTCTTTCATGTGAACAAGACCAAAGAGTCTACAGCCAAGCTAGTAGCTCTGTGAGCGTAATCAGACCAGTGATGCTTCAGCTAAGTGCTGACATCACCATGCTCACATCCtcacaatgctaacatgctgatgtttaacatgttcaccatcttagcttAGTTTGTTTGcaaacaaagtgaaatattGATCTGATGCTGGTGGAAGAtcaaaagtcagaggatcatcagAATGATTGCAGTTCATCTTGAGCGGGATATGAATGTATGTACCAAAGGTCCCGGCAATCCAATCAATAGATGATGtcaaatctaattttttttaaagattgaaaaaaagattttttaaaggttctctattCGGTTTcacagcatctcagaccaaaacaaatgtgccactgcacaacatttcatagcaatccattTTATAATTGTTGAGATAGTTCAGTCTGGACCCAAGCGGTGG
This sequence is a window from Pempheris klunzingeri isolate RE-2024b chromosome 11, fPemKlu1.hap1, whole genome shotgun sequence. Protein-coding genes within it:
- the LOC139209834 gene encoding acid-sensing ion channel 1-like codes for the protein MDLKVEPEEMDTNQPPPVEVFAHSSTLHGISHIFTYERFCIKRCLWVVFFLGSLTFLLYVCVDRIHFYLEYPHVTKLDEVTTPVMTFPAVTFCNLNAFRFSRVTRNDLYHAGELLALLNQRYEIRDMHLVEESVLESLKVKADFHNFKPRPFNMREFYDRTGHDISDMLLSCHFHGTECRAEDFKVVFTRYGKCYTFNAGDDGHPPLITTKGGMGNGLELMLDIQQDEYLPVWGETDETSFEAGVKVQIHSQDEPSFIDQLGFGVAPGFQTFVSCQEQRLIYLPPPWGDCKVTAMDSDFFDSYSITACRIDCETRYLVDNCNCRMVHMPGDAPYCTPELYKECADPALDFLVERDNDFCVCETPCNMTRYSKELSFVKIPSKASAKYLAKKYNKSEQYIKENILVLDIFFEALNYETIEQKKAYEVAGLLGDIGGQMGLFIGASILTILELFDYLYEVIKHKLCRCSDKKHKHNNNNDQGTVLSLDDVKCHVSNFH